The Oncorhynchus clarkii lewisi isolate Uvic-CL-2024 chromosome 29, UVic_Ocla_1.0, whole genome shotgun sequence genome contains a region encoding:
- the LOC139388046 gene encoding small ribosomal subunit protein uS11: protein MAPRKGKEKKEEQVIALGPQVAEGENVFGVCHIFASFNDTFVHVTDLSGKETICRVTGGMKVKADRDESSPYAAMLAAQDVAQRCKELGITALHIKLRATGGNRTKTPGPGAQSALRALARSGMKIGRIEDVTPIPSDSTRRKGGRRGRRL, encoded by the exons ATGGCACCTCGCAAGGGTAAGGAAAAGAAGGAAGAACAGGTCATCGCCCTGGGACCTCAGGTTGCCGAAGGCGAGAATGTCTTTGGAGTCTGCCACATCTTTGCATCCTTCAATGACACCTTCGTTCATGTCACTGACCTCTCCGGCAA GGAAACCATCTGCCGTGTGACTGGTGGTATGAAGGTAAAGGCCGACAGAGACGAATCCTCCCCCTACGCTGCCATGTTGGCCGCCCAGGATGTGGCACAGAGGTGCAAGGAGCTGGGAATCACTGCCCTGCATATTAAGCTGAGGGCCACTGGCGGTAACAG AACCAAGACCCCTGGACCAGGAGCACAGTCTGCTCTCCGTGCCCTGGCTCGTTCTGGCATGAAAATCGGACGCATCG AGGATGTCACCCCTATTCCATCAGACAGCACCCGAAGAAAGGGAGGTCGTCGTGGGCGTCGTCTGTAA